The following coding sequences lie in one Streptomyces sp. NBC_00510 genomic window:
- a CDS encoding nuclear transport factor 2 family protein, translating to MTAADRFRSAVERRDLSALDELFHDDIRLYSPVKFTPFEGKPMVLGLFGVLLRTFEDFHYVGTLDGTVETSADGTEAPSTVLVFRATVGGRSIHGIDLLQVDEAGLVKEFTVMVRPQSAVHALGEAVLAGLVADGLAPAP from the coding sequence ATGACAGCCGCCGACCGCTTCCGGTCCGCCGTCGAGCGCCGCGATCTCAGCGCGCTGGACGAACTGTTCCACGACGACATCCGCCTCTACAGCCCGGTGAAGTTCACCCCGTTCGAGGGCAAGCCCATGGTGCTGGGGCTCTTCGGCGTCCTGCTGCGCACCTTCGAGGACTTCCACTACGTGGGAACCCTCGACGGCACGGTCGAGACGAGCGCCGACGGCACCGAGGCACCGTCGACGGTGCTGGTGTTCCGAGCCACCGTGGGCGGCAGGAGCATCCACGGCATCGACCTGCTGCAGGTCGACGAGGCGGGCCTGGTCAAGGAGTTCACCGTGATGGTGCGCCCGCAGTCCGCGGTGCACGCGCTCGGGGAGGCCGTCCTGGCCGGCCTCGTCGCCGACGGTCTCGCCCCGGCCCCGTAA
- a CDS encoding PadR family transcriptional regulator, translating into MALRHAVLAALLDGELSGYELTKAFDIGVANFWHALPQQLYAELTRLEKEGLIAGREVVQDSRPNKRLFHVTEGGVAELERFAAAVGKPSFIRDDLLVAVQAADVVDAGELIARLGERAAFADAKIELFERLLARMRGDRTEEEFLGRGRRVGPYLTCLRGLAFEEGNRDWCRRAAEVLRQRARVAEER; encoded by the coding sequence ATGGCCCTGCGGCACGCGGTCCTGGCCGCACTCCTGGACGGGGAACTCAGCGGCTACGAGCTGACGAAGGCGTTCGACATCGGGGTGGCGAACTTCTGGCACGCCCTTCCGCAGCAGCTCTACGCCGAACTGACCAGGCTCGAGAAGGAGGGGCTGATCGCGGGCCGTGAGGTCGTCCAGGACAGCCGGCCCAACAAGCGTCTCTTCCACGTCACCGAGGGCGGGGTCGCCGAGCTGGAACGGTTCGCGGCGGCGGTCGGCAAACCCTCCTTCATCCGCGACGACCTGCTCGTGGCGGTGCAGGCCGCGGACGTGGTCGACGCCGGGGAGCTGATCGCCCGGCTCGGCGAGCGGGCCGCCTTCGCCGACGCCAAGATCGAGCTGTTCGAGCGGCTCCTCGCACGGATGCGCGGCGACCGCACCGAGGAGGAGTTCCTCGGCCGCGGCCGCCGCGTCGGCCCCTACCTCACCTGCCTGCGGGGCCTGGCCTTCGAGGAGGGCAACCGGGACTGGTGCCGGCGGGCCGCCGAAGTCCTGCGGCAGCGGGCCCGCGTCGCCGAGGAACGCTGA